From the Manis javanica isolate MJ-LG chromosome 11, MJ_LKY, whole genome shotgun sequence genome, one window contains:
- the CNIH4 gene encoding protein cornichon homolog 4 isoform X2, with amino-acid sequence MEAVVFVFSLLDCCALIFLSVYFWIIPELIGHTIVTVLMLISLHWFIFLLNLPVATWNIYRFIMVPSGNMGVFDPTEIHNRGQLKSHMKEAMVKLGFHLLCFFMYLYSMILALIND; translated from the exons ATGGAGGCGGTGGTGTTCGTTTTCTCTCTCCTCGACTGCTGCGCGCTTATCTTCCTCTCAGTGTACTTC TGGATAATTCCAGAATTGATTGGCCATACCATTGTCACTGTGTTGATGCTCATTTCATTGCACTGGTTCATCTTCCTTCTCAACTTGCCTGTTGCCACTTGGAATATATATAG GTTCATTATGGTGCCAAGTGGTAACATGGGAGTGTTTGATCCTACAGAAATACACAACAGAGGGCAGCTGAAGTCACACATGAAAGAGGCCATGGTCAAGCTTGGTTTTCACTTGCTCTGCTTCTTCATGTACCTTTATAG
- the CNIH4 gene encoding protein cornichon homolog 4 isoform X1, whose translation MEAVVFVFSLLDCCALIFLSVYFIITLSDLECDYINARSCCSKLNKWIIPELIGHTIVTVLMLISLHWFIFLLNLPVATWNIYRFIMVPSGNMGVFDPTEIHNRGQLKSHMKEAMVKLGFHLLCFFMYLYSMILALIND comes from the exons ATGGAGGCGGTGGTGTTCGTTTTCTCTCTCCTCGACTGCTGCGCGCTTATCTTCCTCTCAGTGTACTTC ATAATTACACTGTCTGATTTAGAATGTGATTACATTAATGCTAGATCATGTTGCTCGAAATTGAACAAG TGGATAATTCCAGAATTGATTGGCCATACCATTGTCACTGTGTTGATGCTCATTTCATTGCACTGGTTCATCTTCCTTCTCAACTTGCCTGTTGCCACTTGGAATATATATAG GTTCATTATGGTGCCAAGTGGTAACATGGGAGTGTTTGATCCTACAGAAATACACAACAGAGGGCAGCTGAAGTCACACATGAAAGAGGCCATGGTCAAGCTTGGTTTTCACTTGCTCTGCTTCTTCATGTACCTTTATAG
- the CNIH4 gene encoding protein cornichon homolog 4 isoform X5, whose translation MEAVVFVFSLLDCCALIFLSVYFIITLSDLECDYINARSCCSKLNKWIIPELIGHTIVTVLMLISLHWFIFLLNLPVATWNIYRNTQQRAAEVTHERGHGQAWFSLALLLHVPL comes from the exons ATGGAGGCGGTGGTGTTCGTTTTCTCTCTCCTCGACTGCTGCGCGCTTATCTTCCTCTCAGTGTACTTC ATAATTACACTGTCTGATTTAGAATGTGATTACATTAATGCTAGATCATGTTGCTCGAAATTGAACAAG TGGATAATTCCAGAATTGATTGGCCATACCATTGTCACTGTGTTGATGCTCATTTCATTGCACTGGTTCATCTTCCTTCTCAACTTGCCTGTTGCCACTTGGAATATATATAG AAATACACAACAGAGGGCAGCTGAAGTCACACATGAAAGAGGCCATGGTCAAGCTTGGTTTTCACTTGCTCTGCTTCTTCATGTACCTTTATAG
- the CNIH4 gene encoding protein cornichon homolog 4 isoform X3, which yields MPLTEIKQIRVEQLVEKWIIPELIGHTIVTVLMLISLHWFIFLLNLPVATWNIYRFIMVPSGNMGVFDPTEIHNRGQLKSHMKEAMVKLGFHLLCFFMYLYSMILALIND from the exons ATGCCAttgacagaaataaaacagatcaGAGTGGAACAACTTGTGGAGAAG TGGATAATTCCAGAATTGATTGGCCATACCATTGTCACTGTGTTGATGCTCATTTCATTGCACTGGTTCATCTTCCTTCTCAACTTGCCTGTTGCCACTTGGAATATATATAG GTTCATTATGGTGCCAAGTGGTAACATGGGAGTGTTTGATCCTACAGAAATACACAACAGAGGGCAGCTGAAGTCACACATGAAAGAGGCCATGGTCAAGCTTGGTTTTCACTTGCTCTGCTTCTTCATGTACCTTTATAG